TTCATATCTTCTcatctcatattttttttcacatttccTACAGAAATATACAATAACTTAATACCTGTAATAACTTTATCAAGTtatattgaaattaaataatatacttAAAAGTATAATTCTATCTAGATGaataataagtttattttagaattatgGTAAGGGCAACtcttaaaacaattttgttggacgaaaataattattcaaagcAAAATTCAAGTAATTTATACCGTCTTTAATGTTTGTAGGGAAATTAATTATTCTGCGAAAAATATAAATGGACATGTTTATAACTCACTTCCTCATATATcactatttacacttttatttttccatctagcacccttttgtttctATTTCCCTATCTATtatccttttgtttttattttcctatttagcaccatttcaaaagtaaaaaaaaaaaattaaaaaaaaattgatcattttaattttgaatacattaaaaaaaatatttttaatgtttaaaatagttagaaatataattaatgaataaaaaaataatttttacaaaataaaaaaaagtaataaattaaaaacatttagtttaatttttttaagaatgaagaaaataaaaaattaaaccctacaacaacataaaagttgaatctataaacaaaaattagtatttatttattatgattgatgatgtaatcatgttaatttcaagtaaaaaatacatgatataattataaaaaaaaaaagtcaattagtattaattagtagtggacacacatataatattaaagtgtctatcctaaaagcaaaatcctaaaaaaaaaactaatgtaaATGTTATATTTGATGCTTAAAAATGAGTAGACACTTTAATATTATCCGTGTGTCCACTACTagttaatactaattgactttgatttttttatagttatgtcctatattttttacttgaaattaacatgattacatcatcaataatttatgtttatataatagattcaactttttatgttgttgtagggtttaattttttattttcttcatttaaaagaaaattcaaactaatttttttaatttattattattttatttttattttgtaaaaactcatttctttattcattaataactattttaaatattaaaaatatttatttttttaatgcacttaaaattaaaattattaatttttttacttttgaaatggtgcttcatagaaaaaaaaatattagataaaaaaataaaaacaaaagagtgatagatgaaaaaaataaaataatattataagagGAATTGAGTTCATGCTCACACCATTCATCTATCAAACAAGCAGAAAATTCACCCAAAAAATAATCCTATCATTTCCAATTAACATTAAAATCAGGTTTCAAACATTTTAATTAACACATACTCAAGAccataaaaaaaacatcaaatttcaacaatttgtaataaaaacactatttcacacacaaaagatacactaaaaaaatatcaactaCAAACCAAAAAACTTGAACCATTAAACCAGTAAggttttattgtattttataattattattatacttataatatattatcaataataatataattaataatataaaaattattaatatttttttatatataatatcattTACATGATTAATTTCATGTTattcaaattaataacattattaattattaccATAATTATTCATAATACATTATTTACATCCCTTTAGCAATTTTATGATTGACATGCTGGTGCTGTCACAAAACAATAGGCAAGGTTGGGGGATTATTGGTCTTTTGGCTGGGATGAATTGTGTTTTTTTGTCACCATTTAGTTTGATGGCACCATCTTGTTTCTTTGCTGGTTATTCTgttggtttttcttttggtgTGATGTAGTTTTTTGGACACTTTGCTAGAAGTGTGCTTTTGTTATTAGTAGTTTTAGGACAGGTTTTTACATTCCTTTTGCAGGTGTGAACCTTGTAtgtgctttaatttcttgtacacgggttgagacacccctaaagtgtccatcttttaatttcattaattctttgctgaaaaaaaaaatgagaagaaaaaaaggaagaataTGATAACATCAAATATTATCCTATTATTTTGCTTATTTTTTAACAGTTATCTTTATTTTGTGAtctttttattagtttttagcTTAAATgcatttttcattattatttcattttttatttgtcatttatttatttagtttaagAAAGGAGAAGATCTTGGCTCAAAATGAAAACAAAGATTTTCGCTGAAATAAAACatctatttatttaagaaattgTTGGTTGTTTGACATATTTTACACATAAATCAACTTGATTTTCCTTGAGTAAACTATATATTTTCTCATCAAAAAATGTCTAAGAAAgagtgaaatgaaaaaaaaatcgatatttgattcattttttttatcattttacatttgtttattattatcattaatctTAATTTGAGTAATTTAATTACCGTTTTATTCcaaaaatcctaaaattaatatttgacTCTTTGATATTTAAACTTTTGTCCTGTTTACTACTTAcaacaatttattttcttatttataacatttaaaatttaaatttaaaacaaaaattattatttttatcaactctaaatcctcttctaaatttaatttgattccatgaaatttaaacaaaaataaatacaaacataagtaaaaataataaattttaaattttatgtacaaaatttcaaaataacaaacaaaacaaatccaacaaatatttttctaaaagcAAATAACGTAAAGTCATATTTTTTTAGTACGTAAGTTGAATAAGAAATTTTTGAATTCTGGACTACCTGGGTGATTGATCATGCGCTTTAGGTACATTGGAATATATGCATGCATGGCGCACCAACTGGGCCAGGGACATACACTCCAGCATTTTGGATTTTAAGTAAATTTTTATACAACGATTAAATTAATCATTTGTGTTCTCGAACGGGTGTTAGAGTCTAGAGAACGATTGCTCTGGTCCTCCTTTCGGTTGGTCGTTATCACTCTCAGCTTCCGCTTCACCTTCCTCCTCTCGGTCGTCTGATAGCACAGGTTGggatggtacctgcagaagacactcTGACGATTAAGTCAGTCAGGGTGTCGGTGCTCAGTTGTCAGAGTACTGTAGATAACGACGTAACTGATTCTTGGAATCTAcgctatttatattatcttaatgTGTTTTCGTTGGTGGGCCGAATTAAGAAGTTGGTTCCTGTTTAGATTTGTGCTAAACAACTCTTAAATATGGATTAACCCTTATAACTTAGCCAATCCATGGCTCGTCGACATGGATCGATCAACCACATGTCGTCACGTGATCTTTCATCGTGATCGAGTGGTCAGATGGTTTGAAATTCTGACCGACTCGGTGAGTCATCCGATACAATTTATATTGAAAGATAAATGTCAAAATCATATCCTATTAGTCAACAAGATTGACTGAGACCCTCATAACCATTTTCCATTCTAAGTTTCCTTATTTTGTAAGACACTTACAATTGTATGAAGAAAGTAAGAAACCTGGTGCCTGTCTCAATTTCATGCCATTTTTTGAAGCAATTAATCAAACAAGTTTGCAGCAGCGTACGAAAATTTACTATTTCCTTTTCATTTCAGCAATTTTTTTCCTGTGATGTTCTTTCATTgtatgtttttcttattttctaaaTAATGTTAGTTACTATATTTAAATCGCATACAATTTCAAGATTTTGACCAACCTAAGCAACAGACTTGTATAAGTTTAGCTTTGTGGTTGGTAAAAGTCGTGAGAAGAGGAGTAAGCCCTATGGAATAGGAGAGTGAAAGTATTGAGCTATTTTTTAAATCATACATAGGAAAACATAAAGTCTgtaatttacttttaaaattgacctcaatcaaatattttaaaattacctTTATTCATCTTGttacataaaatataatttctttagCTCTTAAAAGTTTTTCTCCAGATGTATTTCACATTTTTAAGaagatgaaaaacaagaaaaaattaCTCCATACCTACCCTTTTTTTACACTTCCGCTTCTTGATTTATAACAGTGTACACGAATTAtacaatattatataattactCCATAAACCTTATATTCACATTTATTGTATTATTCGTGTTTAAGGATAATGGTGTCTGTAATTGATTGAAAGACAAATTTATGcttataattactttttttatgatatttgaaCAGTTAAGTTCAATAAGAccttgtaaaaataatataaaatatagcaATAGAGATTAAGTAAAATGAGAGTTGTAATTAAGTTCAGTTAAGAACTTGTAAAAACAATACcacttattatatttattatttcttactctttttttttcatccaaAATTAGGTAAACGTTTATAATAACTTGGATACACATCCTTTTCCTAGGCGGCGATTCAAAGAATGTTACGACCCCATTCACACTGTAGAAGAACATGTACAATGAGTACAAGTGATCGGTGGTTGGTTTTTGGTTTATTGAGATAGGGAAaatgttgttatttttacttAATATTCGTATAAACAccgaaaaaaaagaaaatgtgaaATAAAGTAAATAACGCAAcataaagaaatagaaaaataaaatataacaaagtATATGCAAATTTTGGACGAAAATAATACTATTCAAGTTACGCAATGTGAAAGGAGGCATATGGAAGCTATAATTAATAGGAAAAcgcttaatatttttttaatcattaatattttatatgccTGAATACTAATAAGtatcattaataatttaataatatataaaaaaaactattaaataaatattatatcacaattcataacattaaaaactaagcaaaataacaatttaatagattattaacatttaaaataaatataaaatctaaATCAAGTATTGAATAAAACGCAATAATctttatcaacaataacaagttcacttgtaaaataaataaaaaattaatatatgtttAACTTACAAAATAAGTtctaaaaactataaaaattaatataaacgaGTAAAATGTTTTACGAGAAAAAgaataaacataattaaaaaataatttatactgGTTTGTAAATCTCAATAAGTATGTGCATTTATTtgtcttaaaaatattttacactaaatttaaaattaaaaaaaaataattatttcagaCTAGTTTCTTACATAAATTTTGTGTGTGGATAATGATCAATGTTCTTTCTGTCTAAATCcattttttaaaaggaaaaaaattgtttgttaTTAGATATACTAAACACGTATATTTAACACCACagtataataatataacaatatttaaaattaaataaatttttaattaaaatattattaatttgttaaGTGAATGTTTTTTACCTTTTATCATCACACGGTAGATACTAAACGAGAATGAATGGATACAcacgagaaaaaaaaagtatttaatacATGTACAGATTATTTAGTGatgtattaattatttagaaaatGAATTATCTATATGGCGTGaagataattatattattaatgggTAATAAATAAGAATTAGAAGGGAAGCTTTAgtaataaatgaatatatttgaaaaataaaaattaaggaaAGTATTAAAAAAGGTTGAGTTGGGGAAGTGAAAAAATGAGGAAGAAGAGGAGCGAAATCGTTGGTGAGGTGAGATGATGTGCCGCGAGGCTTGATTTCTATAAAAAGGATTCTCAGAGTCCGCATTTTGTTTCAACCATCCAACACCTTCTCGCGCTTCCCTTCTTTCCTTTCCGGATTCTATTTCCTCCCCTATTTTATCCCGAGAGATGGAAGTTCGCCGGCGACCCAACCGCTCCTCTCCCGCCGGCGAACCCCTCAAACAACCCgactctaatccaaacaacgACGCCCACTCCCACCTCACCAACGCCCTCTTCTTCACCCTCTTCTTCTCCGTCGCTTACTTCCTCCTCCACCGATGGCGCGAGAAGATCCGCACCTCCACCCCCCTCCACCTCGTCACGCTCTCCGAGATGGCCGCCATCCTCTCCCTCATCGCCTCCTTCGTCTACCTAATGGCCTTCTTCGGCATTACCTTCATCCTCCACCCCTTCCTTAACTCTCGTACCTCCCCCGACGACGACCTCGACCTCCACATTCCCAAACCCTGCGACCCACCTATCCCCACGCCGCTGCCGCTCCCTCACGACGACCGCGACCTCGTCCTCGCCGTCGTCTCCGGCTCCGTCCCCTCCTACTCCCTCGAGTCCCGCCTCGGAGACTGCCGGCGCGCCGCCGAGATCCGCCGCGAGGCGGTCGAGAGCATCACCGGAAGGTCCCTTCAGGGCCTCCCCGTCGAAGGCTTCGATTACGACTCCATTCTGGGGCAGTGCTGCGAGTTGCCGATCGGGTTCGTTCAGATCCCGGTCGGCGTCGCCGGACCGCTTCTTCTCGACGGGAACGAGTACACCATTCCCATGGCCACCACCGAGGGGTGCTTGGTCGCCAGCACCAACAGAGGCTGCAAGGCCATTCACCTCTCCGGCGGAGCTTCCTCCATGCTCCTCCGTGACGCCATGACCAGAGCCCCCGTGGTTCGATTCGGCTCCGCCAAACGCGCCTCTCAGCTCAAGTTCTTCCTCGAAGATCCTCTCAACTTCGATTCCCTTGCCGTCGTTTTCAACAAGTAATTTAACTTTCACTTAAacaaattctgtttttttttttctcctttataaaatttgtatcaTTTTTTAATCACAACCGAACATGTGATCAATTTGAGTGAAGGTCTCTACTCTAAATTCAGTGTGAGTTTAATCACAAATTTGaacgatatatatatataccttttattaatatttttgtaaataaaagtaaaaagaatATCGTTTAATAAGCCGTTGGTGTGTTATATACGCACGTGTAGGTCAAGCAGGTTTGCGAGATTGCAGGACATAAAAGCAACAATAGCAGGGAAGAATCTGTATATTAGATTCAGTTGCAGTACAGGGGATGCCATGGGGATGAACATGGTTTCGAAAGGAGTTCAAAACGTACTTAATTTTCTTCAGAGCAACTTCCCTGACATGGATGTTCTCGGGATATCTGGTAAGTAATTAAACACTAAAACTTGTTTGGTTTTTTTATGAATAGGGTGAAAGTGATGAGATGATGTTGTTATTATATTATCAGGGAATTTCTGTTCGGATAAGAAAGCTGCGGCGGTGAACTGGATTGAGGGGCGAGGGAAGTCGGTGGTGTGCGAGGCTGTTATTAAGAAGGAGGTGGTCAATAAAGTATTGAAAACTAGCGTGGAGGCTTTGGTGGAGCTTAATATGTTGAAGAACCTTACCGGTTCAGCTATGGCGGGTGCTCTTGGTGGTTTCAATGCCCATGCTAGTAACATCGTTTCTGCAGTGTTCTTGGCCACTGGACAGGATCCTGCTCAGAATGTGGAGAGTTCTCACTGCATAACTATGATGGAAGCTGTCAACGACGCCAAGGACCTTCACATCTCTGTCACCATGCCTTCCATTGAGGTAATCAATCttattatcttttaataatcttctttaattaatatatatgttagccctcactttttatttaatagatcCTGCTTCTTCGTTGGTTACAAATTAAATGAACAGAGACACAAACTTTAAAATTGAAACTaagaaatagaagaagaaacattattattcttttttatagtGTGAGAATTGTTatgatgataaaaatatttaaaaaagtagTGCATGCTTTGCATGAGAAAGACACGCAATCACACGAATGCagaaaaagaagtaaagaaagatttaattttaaatgaaaatgaaaatgaaaaataagaacaaatgcTTCAAGATAAACACCTCTTGTGTATCTTGGATACTTTATTTATTAAGCATGGTGcacaaacaaacaaaagaaaGAGCTGAGCAGAGTGACGTATCTGTGTAAAAATGCAGAAAGTAGAAAGTGTAAGGGGGCTGAAGTGTACATAAAAGTGACACATGTAAGCTAAAATGGTGACTACACAAAATCAGTAATACTGTTGACTGttgtttctttatttaattagaaaataaataaagtagaagaagaaattaatttctgaaaaaaaatctaaattaaaatataaaataaatattattaaaataataatatagtgAGTTATTAAGTGGTTGTATTTAAGATGACGTAACCTATGATTtccctttaaaaaaaatctctggTGTCTCTTTTTTGTTCTCCACATTAGCATCTAGTACTCACCTGTGTATCAATCCACCCGTAATACATATACAGTCAAAGAAAGGTGATATCACCAAATCCTTGTCTACAAAAGTATTGTTCAACCCTTGTTAGCCTCGTGGAAAGAGGAGCTTGTTCAGCGGAAATTGTTCTCCTCTCTTAATTCACAAACGTGAcactttcaaaagaaaaaataagtacATATTATATTTTCCACGTAGATTATGTTCTTCAAAGTATGAAATAAAAGTATTAAtaacaacaaaatatatttcccttttttacatatttttggttTTCCATCTAATATGTAAATAGTTtcaaatcttattttaaattttttatattcctTCACTTTAACTCATCTAGTCCAAACAACAAAGTCTCACTAATATTGTCTTCAGaatctttttattttgtatcaaacttttattcttttttttctggCGGGCAATCACACATTGTATAGAACACCACGCTTGTTCGACACGTGTAGAGAGAAGGACATGCTAATGTCAGTTCATGTTTGATAATAATTGCTTTcgaaaaatagtttttttttttaaattaaattgataaaaacaattaaatgaGGTGAACATAACTTGGTTTTTGTTTAATTCCTCTGTTTCCTGTACATGCAAGTTGTCACTCCTCTAGAAAAAGGTGACATGTAAGTCGTCAACCAAGTGACACATATTACATATTCCATTGGATCCCTTTGCTCTGATTTTAGCATTTTATAcgatttttattataaaaacataCTAGTATACAATTCTTtagaattaaatatatataataaaaaatattaaaaattataatgtgattatataaaaaatgtaaattattaatatatcattAACCGAagtataaaaatgataaaaatggtAAGATGTTGTATTTAATGATGAAAAGGTTTGCAAGTGTGAGGGTCATGATGGTTATAATGAGGAAAGTATTTGATTATGATCCCTGAGAGTTGAAGAATGGTGCAGGTGGGTACAGTTGGAGGGGGCACACAACTGGCGTCTCAGTCAGCTTGTCTTAATTTACTAGGGGTTAAGGGTGCGAGCAAAGACTCCCCTGGTGCAAATTCTAGGTTACTAGCAACCATAGTAGCTGGTTCAGTCCTCGCCGGGGAACTCTCACTCATGTCTGCAATTTCAGCTGGCCAGCTTGTGAATAGCCACATGAAATACAACAGGTCTACCAAGGATATCTCCAAAGTTGTCTCCTAATTTACCTTCCACCATCACATTGCAACAAATTAACTCAAATTCTATCGTCAATAGTAAAAGCTGTCCAAGGTTGCAACTgtattatcattaataatagCATCAAAAGGACAATTAATTGTGTTGTTGGTTGGGAAATTACGACTTCATTAATGTCCCGTGGCCATTCATAGGAGTGTTTTATCTGTTTTGTTTCTGGTTTGAACAAGACATGAATAAGACTTAGTTAAGTTACTCTTTTTTtagcatttgaaaaaaaaaagttttcacCCTTAGTATGTCTTGTGTCAGTCTTCTAAAGCAAATGTATCAAGCATGTCATATTTTCAGTCgtgttttttctttataatgTATTTAGCTGTGTTATGCTCTCTATTATGTTGGGCTTAATTTGTCCTTTTAGAGTTGATCGgtgtttatataaataaatgggaaAGTGAGATATAAGGCACCTTAAAATCACACTAAGCCTCTATTTCTTTCAATGGAAGATTGTTTACAAGAGGGATGACCACTCATATCACTTATCTGGATATCCATTAATATATGTGTGTGACAAAGTATGGGAAAGCGGATTTGTGTGaacaattaaaattatgttCCCTCAGAGAAAGCTGCATGTCTTTATGCAGCATTCatgattttttcattttattccagattaattataaaataaaatattaaaaatatttataataagaataaaaatattataaatatttataataaaattaaaataattaattaaattataaaatttatataaataatggattatatattatacataattcattatatatatatatataaattttacaatatagttaactataataatatatataatagtaaataataatatacatatatttatatatttataatgctaaaatattattaatattaataacataaatattaaatattaaaacaataatatttaacattaatttataaaataataataaaattaaaaataatcattgattaataataataataataataaattataacacaataaaaatatataattatttatataaaaaaataattttatataataatattattaataattataaaataaataaatatatattatttaaatcttaaaaaaaattcaattaactCAAATCTATActtcatatttcattattcaaataattttaaaataaaaataaatttataaacttaaattttacacatttaaaaaatattcaaaatttcttCGTAACTATCAC
The sequence above is a segment of the Phaseolus vulgaris cultivar G19833 chromosome 2, P. vulgaris v2.0, whole genome shotgun sequence genome. Coding sequences within it:
- the LOC137811056 gene encoding 3-hydroxy-3-methylglutaryl coenzyme A reductase 1-like, which gives rise to MEVRRRPNRSSPAGEPLKQPDSNPNNDAHSHLTNALFFTLFFSVAYFLLHRWREKIRTSTPLHLVTLSEMAAILSLIASFVYLMAFFGITFILHPFLNSRTSPDDDLDLHIPKPCDPPIPTPLPLPHDDRDLVLAVVSGSVPSYSLESRLGDCRRAAEIRREAVESITGRSLQGLPVEGFDYDSILGQCCELPIGFVQIPVGVAGPLLLDGNEYTIPMATTEGCLVASTNRGCKAIHLSGGASSMLLRDAMTRAPVVRFGSAKRASQLKFFLEDPLNFDSLAVVFNKSSRFARLQDIKATIAGKNLYIRFSCSTGDAMGMNMVSKGVQNVLNFLQSNFPDMDVLGISGNFCSDKKAAAVNWIEGRGKSVVCEAVIKKEVVNKVLKTSVEALVELNMLKNLTGSAMAGALGGFNAHASNIVSAVFLATGQDPAQNVESSHCITMMEAVNDAKDLHISVTMPSIEVGTVGGGTQLASQSACLNLLGVKGASKDSPGANSRLLATIVAGSVLAGELSLMSAISAGQLVNSHMKYNRSTKDISKVVS